One genomic segment of Nocardia spumae includes these proteins:
- a CDS encoding acyl-CoA dehydrogenase family protein codes for MKLALSPDEVAFRDDLRTFFRTEIPAEIRDKVTSGRELSRDDIVTAHKLLHGKGIAVPKWPVAWGGQDWTSMQRHIWEDEMQLAGVPEPLTFNANMIGPVIAQFGSEELKQRFLPPTAALDIWWCQGFSEPDAGSDLASLRTTAVRDGDSYIVNGQKIWTTLAQYADWIFCLVRTDPNAPKKQAGISMLLFDVNSPGVTVRPIKLIDGHHEVNEVFFENVRVPADQLVGEENMGWTYAKFLLGNERTGIAGVGRTKVVVATAKEHAARIASGSGTLLEDPVFASRVAELENELLALELTLLRVVANSAEGKPNPVSSVLKLRGTELQQAATELMLDVAGPDAVPVAAADIAAPDWAQRTGPTYLNYRKTSIYGGSNEVQRTIIASTILGL; via the coding sequence ATGAAACTTGCCCTGTCACCCGATGAGGTGGCCTTCCGGGACGACCTGCGCACGTTCTTCCGGACCGAGATTCCGGCCGAGATCCGGGACAAGGTCACCAGCGGCCGGGAGCTCTCCCGCGACGACATAGTCACCGCGCACAAGCTGCTCCACGGCAAGGGCATCGCGGTGCCGAAGTGGCCGGTGGCGTGGGGTGGTCAGGACTGGACCTCCATGCAGCGCCACATCTGGGAAGACGAGATGCAGCTGGCCGGTGTGCCCGAGCCGCTGACCTTCAACGCCAATATGATCGGGCCGGTCATCGCGCAGTTCGGCTCCGAGGAGCTCAAACAGCGCTTCCTGCCGCCGACCGCGGCGCTCGACATCTGGTGGTGCCAGGGTTTCTCGGAGCCGGACGCCGGATCCGACCTGGCCTCGCTGCGGACCACCGCGGTGCGCGACGGTGACTCCTACATCGTCAACGGCCAGAAGATCTGGACCACCCTGGCCCAGTACGCCGACTGGATCTTCTGCCTGGTCCGCACCGACCCGAATGCGCCGAAGAAGCAGGCCGGTATCTCGATGCTGCTGTTCGACGTGAATTCGCCCGGGGTCACCGTGCGGCCGATCAAACTGATCGACGGTCATCACGAGGTCAACGAGGTCTTCTTCGAGAATGTCCGGGTCCCGGCCGATCAGCTGGTCGGCGAGGAGAACATGGGCTGGACCTACGCCAAGTTCCTGCTCGGCAACGAGCGCACCGGTATCGCGGGCGTGGGCCGCACCAAGGTGGTGGTCGCGACCGCCAAGGAGCATGCGGCGCGGATCGCATCGGGTTCCGGCACGCTGCTCGAGGATCCGGTCTTCGCCTCTCGCGTCGCGGAGCTGGAGAACGAATTGCTCGCACTGGAGCTGACCCTGCTGCGAGTGGTGGCCAATTCCGCCGAGGGTAAGCCGAATCCGGTCTCGTCGGTGCTGAAGCTGCGGGGCACCGAATTGCAGCAGGCCGCCACCGAGCTCATGCTCGATGTCGCCGGTCCGGATGCGGTGCCGGTCGCCGCGGCCGATATCGCCGCGCCGGACTGGGCGCAGCGCACCGGGCCGACGTATCTCAACTACCGCAAGACCAGCATCTACGGAGGCTCGAACGAGGTGCAGCGCACCATCATCGCCTCCACCATCCTCGGATTGTGA
- a CDS encoding acyl-CoA dehydrogenase family protein, translating to MDFELTDEQVMLRDTVRDLLARTYDPESRLKVLDTELGWSRDVWSQLAELGVLGLSFSEADGGVGAGPVETMVVMEEIGRRLAPEPLLDAVLLPGGLVAALGTAAQRERILPEVVGGSRLLALAHEEAGSRWPDLEVTTTAAAEGAGYRLTGVKSRVPHGDCADELVVTARDADGALRVFLVAADAEGVTRTPYRTFDERRGAQVEFASASAELLGAADAGDAADAVASAIAVAQASLCAESVGAMGEAMRLTTEYLKTRKQFGVTLSKFQTLTQRAADMYVSLELARSMSYYATASLAEGAVDASVLSRARLQVGRGARHIGQEAVQMHGGIGITTEYPVSHYVARLTAVDQTFGGRREHLGVLAAGVGEYSLVEL from the coding sequence ATGGACTTTGAGCTCACCGATGAACAGGTCATGCTGCGCGATACGGTGCGTGATCTGCTGGCTCGTACCTACGATCCGGAGAGCCGGCTGAAGGTGCTCGACACCGAACTCGGCTGGAGCCGTGACGTGTGGTCGCAACTGGCCGAATTGGGTGTGCTGGGACTGAGTTTCAGCGAGGCCGACGGCGGTGTCGGCGCGGGCCCCGTGGAGACGATGGTCGTCATGGAGGAGATCGGGCGCCGGTTGGCGCCGGAGCCGCTGCTCGACGCGGTGTTGCTGCCCGGTGGGCTGGTCGCCGCACTAGGTACGGCCGCACAGCGCGAGCGGATCCTGCCCGAGGTGGTCGGCGGATCCCGGCTGCTGGCCCTGGCGCACGAGGAGGCCGGTTCGCGCTGGCCGGATCTCGAGGTGACGACGACGGCCGCCGCGGAGGGCGCCGGCTATCGGCTGACCGGTGTGAAAAGCCGGGTACCGCACGGTGATTGCGCCGACGAGCTGGTCGTGACCGCGCGCGACGCCGACGGTGCGCTGCGGGTGTTCCTGGTGGCGGCCGATGCCGAAGGCGTCACTCGCACGCCGTATCGCACCTTCGACGAACGGCGGGGTGCGCAGGTCGAATTCGCCTCGGCTTCCGCGGAATTGCTCGGTGCGGCCGATGCCGGTGACGCCGCCGACGCGGTCGCCTCGGCCATCGCTGTCGCACAGGCGAGCCTGTGTGCGGAGTCGGTCGGTGCGATGGGTGAGGCGATGCGCCTGACCACCGAATATCTCAAGACGCGCAAGCAGTTCGGGGTCACCCTGTCGAAGTTCCAGACCCTGACCCAGCGTGCCGCGGATATGTACGTCTCGCTGGAGCTGGCCCGCAGCATGAGCTACTACGCGACGGCGTCGCTCGCCGAGGGCGCGGTCGACGCGTCGGTCCTGTCCCGGGCCCGCCTGCAGGTCGGGCGCGGTGCTCGCCATATCGGCCAGGAAGCGGTGCAGATGCACGGCGGTATCGGCATCACCACCGAATATCCGGTCAGTCACTACGTCGCCCGGCTCACCGCGGTCGATCAGACCTTCGGTGGCCGCAGGGAACATCTCGGTGTGCTCGCCGCCGGGGTGGGGGAGTACAGCCTGGTCGAACTCTGA
- a CDS encoding GNAT family N-acetyltransferase, translating to MRIESTIDAAEFRRRAETFLARDPLRHTIITTMVDNCVAGTSVVDPLFAAVYADGAVVGVAMDTPGRGVCLGELPDAALAELAGTFFAGDPDMPGVDGGPLSGLAFARSWRALSGKDFRQTGSTRLYRFADPGSPVVSGRARPATDSDVAICVEFAERMRRDSGIGPDPRSVPARVAVGHLWLWEDGARPVAIAGHQIRSFGWTRIAPVYTPPEFRRRGYASALTARVSKMLRDNGSQVCLCTDIGNPTSNKIYQDIGYRPVCDFLQYTFDTRTDPAGS from the coding sequence ATGAGGATCGAATCGACCATCGACGCGGCCGAATTCCGCCGTCGTGCCGAGACCTTCCTGGCGCGAGACCCCCTGCGGCACACGATCATCACCACCATGGTCGACAACTGCGTGGCGGGTACGTCCGTTGTCGATCCGCTGTTCGCCGCGGTGTATGCCGACGGTGCGGTGGTCGGTGTCGCGATGGACACCCCTGGGCGCGGGGTGTGCCTCGGCGAGCTTCCCGATGCCGCGCTCGCGGAACTGGCCGGCACCTTCTTCGCGGGCGACCCCGATATGCCCGGCGTCGACGGCGGCCCGCTGTCCGGCCTCGCCTTCGCCCGGTCTTGGCGGGCATTGTCCGGCAAGGATTTCCGGCAGACCGGGTCCACCCGGCTCTATCGGTTCGCCGATCCGGGCAGTCCCGTGGTATCCGGTCGCGCGCGGCCGGCCACCGACTCGGATGTGGCGATCTGCGTCGAGTTCGCCGAGCGGATGCGACGGGATTCCGGCATAGGTCCGGACCCTCGGTCGGTGCCCGCGCGGGTGGCCGTGGGGCATTTGTGGTTGTGGGAGGACGGTGCGCGGCCGGTGGCGATCGCCGGACATCAGATCCGTTCCTTCGGCTGGACGCGTATCGCGCCGGTGTACACGCCGCCGGAGTTCCGGCGCCGCGGCTACGCCTCCGCGCTCACCGCCCGGGTATCGAAAATGTTGCGGGACAACGGCTCGCAGGTGTGCCTGTGCACCGATATCGGCAATCCGACCTCCAACAAGATCTATCAGGACATCGGATATCGGCCGGTGTGTGACTTCCTGCAGTACACCTTCGACACTCGCACGGATCCCGCCGGTTCATGA
- a CDS encoding nuclear transport factor 2 family protein, translating into MMNRPALDNPSARDEAHRVATALAAELQHAGETGDADLYDHSFAADVLWGTPFGATVIGYDQLNPIHHRLMSGQVAPPSTFEVVTAISPAPGVVVTQIRRQAADPTAFSETALYVMVERNGNWWLSAAQNTPLNPEKSPLLRMS; encoded by the coding sequence ATGATGAATCGCCCCGCATTGGACAATCCGTCGGCACGCGACGAGGCCCATCGGGTCGCGACCGCATTGGCCGCGGAACTGCAGCACGCCGGGGAAACGGGTGACGCGGACCTCTACGACCACTCCTTCGCCGCGGACGTGCTGTGGGGAACTCCGTTCGGCGCCACCGTCATCGGCTACGACCAGCTCAATCCGATCCACCATCGGCTGATGTCCGGACAGGTGGCGCCGCCGTCGACCTTCGAAGTGGTCACGGCGATCAGCCCGGCCCCCGGTGTGGTGGTCACCCAGATCCGGCGGCAGGCCGCCGATCCCACGGCGTTCTCCGAAACGGCGCTGTACGTCATGGTGGAACGGAACGGAAACTGGTGGCTTTCGGCCGCCCAGAACACACCGCTGAATCCGGAGAAGTCGCCGCTGCTGCGGATGTCATGA
- a CDS encoding FAD-dependent monooxygenase: MMYDVHSEPVVIVGGGLTGLTAALFLRHHGVPTVLIERRRTTSPQPKARRINIRTMELFRQIGIAEAVEEAARGLSAHQAMAAGPTLARAERIPFTLPGGLPDWDAITPSAACLCAQDLLEPLLRDLATARGCDIRFGVECVEFEETATGIAALLRTGDGLAEPLRASYLIAADGAHSPIRHRLGIDRHGRGTLGRAVNVYFRADLSEVVRGREFNLCQIENDRIPGAFASVDGSQRWIFTSSTELDRPAADWPGLLRRAIGAGDLDLEVLSVLPWESGMFVADRFGSGRVFLAGDAAHVMPPYAAAGANTGIQDGHNLAWKLAMVLRGTADPRLLDSYDAERRPIGWYTADQSSIRTANLRTMATESADDTPLADPIALILGLRYPDGAFVDDGSAHTTTRLDLGGCPGTRLPHRFLDGRRSTLDLVGTGFTLFTGPDAAAWQAMSPRDDRVRHLRMDENWCADVGIGTSGALLVRPDQIVAWRAPHAPADPGRALRAALTRILGTRDSAHARLT, encoded by the coding sequence ATGATGTACGACGTACACTCAGAGCCCGTAGTGATCGTCGGCGGCGGACTGACCGGACTCACCGCGGCCCTGTTCCTGCGGCATCACGGTGTCCCGACGGTACTGATCGAGCGCCGCCGCACGACCTCCCCGCAGCCGAAAGCACGCCGGATCAATATCCGCACGATGGAGCTGTTCCGGCAGATCGGCATCGCCGAGGCCGTCGAGGAGGCCGCACGGGGCCTGTCCGCTCATCAGGCGATGGCGGCGGGCCCGACCCTGGCGCGCGCCGAGCGCATCCCCTTCACCCTGCCCGGGGGCCTGCCGGACTGGGATGCGATCACCCCGTCCGCGGCATGTCTGTGCGCTCAGGATCTCCTGGAGCCCCTCCTGCGCGACCTGGCGACGGCCCGTGGCTGCGATATCCGATTCGGTGTCGAATGCGTCGAATTCGAGGAGACCGCAACGGGTATCGCCGCACTGTTGCGCACCGGCGACGGTCTCGCCGAGCCACTGCGCGCGTCGTACCTGATCGCCGCGGACGGTGCGCACAGCCCGATCCGGCACCGGCTGGGCATCGATCGGCACGGCCGCGGCACCCTCGGGCGCGCGGTGAACGTCTACTTTCGCGCCGATCTGTCGGAGGTGGTGCGCGGCCGCGAATTCAACCTCTGCCAGATCGAGAACGACCGCATCCCGGGCGCTTTCGCCTCGGTCGACGGATCTCAGCGCTGGATCTTCACGAGTTCCACCGAGCTCGACCGCCCGGCCGCGGACTGGCCCGGCCTGCTGCGCCGGGCGATCGGCGCCGGCGATCTCGACCTCGAGGTGCTGAGTGTATTGCCCTGGGAGTCCGGCATGTTCGTCGCCGACCGGTTCGGATCGGGCCGGGTCTTCCTCGCCGGCGACGCGGCCCACGTAATGCCGCCCTATGCGGCCGCGGGTGCCAATACCGGCATCCAGGACGGCCACAATCTGGCCTGGAAACTCGCGATGGTGTTGCGCGGTACGGCCGATCCGCGATTGCTGGACAGCTACGATGCCGAGCGCCGCCCCATCGGCTGGTACACGGCCGACCAATCCAGCATCCGGACCGCGAATCTGCGCACGATGGCCACCGAGTCCGCCGACGACACCCCCCTCGCCGATCCGATCGCGCTGATCCTGGGATTGCGCTATCCCGACGGCGCCTTCGTGGACGACGGCAGTGCGCACACCACCACCCGGCTCGATCTCGGCGGTTGCCCCGGTACCCGGCTGCCGCACCGCTTCCTGGACGGCCGGCGCTCCACCCTCGATCTCGTCGGCACCGGCTTCACCCTGTTCACCGGACCGGATGCGGCCGCCTGGCAAGCGATGTCACCCCGCGACGACCGGGTGCGCCACCTCCGCATGGACGAGAACTGGTGCGCCGACGTCGGCATCGGCACATCCGGAGCACTGCTGGTGCGCCCCGATCAGATCGTGGCCTGGCGCGCGCCACATGCCCCCGCCGATCCCGGGCGGGCGCTACGCGCGGCGCTGACGCGGATTCTGGGCACACGTGACAGTGCTCACGCGCGCTTGACCTGA
- a CDS encoding TetR/AcrR family transcriptional regulator: MTDEAPGALIWTLPEPPGRPTTNLSRVDILRAALTIADGEGARALTMRRVAQAVGASTPMSLYRYVGSKDGLVDLMIDAVYGEIPLPEPPAGAAPESKDTGEQPNWRDALERLALDTWVVIQRHLWFGELVHTRPPLGPNALRYFDVRFRMLEPLGLSADDLSLLTGAVDGHLFGAALQAAEEQRMRSRVGIRTDSELTAAAAPFIEPILAGGHYPAFARWFHGRTGSGPADPVAWTLRCLVDGLASRLGIEEGRRPPSTPPAGPA; the protein is encoded by the coding sequence ATGACCGACGAGGCACCCGGAGCGCTCATCTGGACCCTGCCGGAACCACCTGGCCGGCCGACGACGAACCTGAGCCGCGTGGACATCCTGCGCGCGGCCCTGACGATCGCCGATGGCGAGGGAGCGCGGGCGCTGACCATGCGCCGGGTCGCGCAGGCGGTCGGCGCCTCCACGCCGATGTCGCTGTATCGCTATGTGGGCAGTAAGGACGGATTGGTCGATCTGATGATCGACGCCGTCTACGGTGAGATTCCGCTACCGGAACCACCGGCCGGCGCCGCACCGGAGTCGAAAGACACAGGCGAACAGCCGAACTGGCGCGATGCGCTGGAGCGCCTGGCGCTCGATACCTGGGTGGTGATCCAGCGGCATCTGTGGTTCGGCGAACTCGTCCACACCCGGCCGCCACTCGGACCGAACGCACTGCGCTATTTCGATGTCCGCTTCCGGATGCTCGAGCCCCTGGGGCTGTCCGCCGACGATCTGTCGTTACTGACCGGCGCGGTGGACGGTCACCTGTTCGGCGCCGCACTGCAAGCGGCCGAGGAACAGCGGATGCGATCGCGCGTGGGTATACGGACCGACAGCGAACTGACCGCGGCGGCAGCACCCTTCATCGAACCGATTCTCGCCGGCGGCCACTACCCGGCCTTCGCGCGCTGGTTCCACGGCCGGACCGGCTCCGGCCCGGCCGATCCGGTGGCGTGGACCCTGCGGTGTCTTGTGGACGGGCTGGCCTCCCGACTGGGGATCGAAGAAGGCCGGCGACCGCCGTCGACCCCGCCCGCCGGTCCGGCGTGA
- a CDS encoding hydroxymethylglutaryl-CoA lyase, whose amino-acid sequence MSDATITAGLRDVTLRDGLQLTGKVLPTEHKVEIARTLLALGVPELEIGSMARPDLVPPMANTMELVAALSPEELQRSWVWVATPRQVARAAEAGVRKFQYCLSVSDAHNQANIGRTAEDSVAAMPEAIRLAEEVDGSIQLCLATSFTCPFDGPVDPARVLAIAADPRTDGAADIVLADTLGQAHPSQVHALVAAVRSGTPQRRILFHGHDTWGMGVANSLAAVAAGASAVDGSLGGLGGCPFAPGASGNTASEDLVFATRPDWFTPAALATLVELTETLLADLGEPNRSRTAEGARSEARAFEWVVRQAD is encoded by the coding sequence ATGAGCGACGCGACGATCACGGCCGGATTGCGTGATGTGACCTTGCGCGACGGTCTGCAGTTGACCGGCAAGGTACTGCCCACCGAGCACAAGGTGGAGATAGCCCGCACCCTGCTCGCCCTGGGGGTGCCGGAGCTGGAGATCGGTTCGATGGCGCGGCCGGATCTGGTGCCGCCGATGGCCAACACCATGGAGCTGGTCGCCGCGCTGAGTCCCGAAGAGCTGCAACGAAGCTGGGTGTGGGTGGCCACGCCGCGACAGGTCGCCCGGGCCGCCGAGGCGGGAGTGCGAAAGTTTCAGTACTGCCTGTCGGTTTCGGATGCGCACAACCAGGCCAATATCGGCCGCACCGCCGAGGACAGCGTGGCCGCCATGCCGGAGGCGATCCGGTTGGCCGAGGAGGTCGACGGGTCGATTCAGCTCTGCCTGGCGACCTCGTTCACCTGCCCGTTCGACGGACCGGTGGATCCGGCGCGGGTGCTGGCCATCGCCGCCGACCCGCGCACCGACGGCGCCGCGGATATCGTGCTCGCCGATACCCTCGGGCAGGCGCATCCGTCCCAGGTACACGCACTCGTGGCCGCGGTCCGATCGGGAACGCCGCAGCGCCGCATCCTCTTCCACGGCCACGACACCTGGGGTATGGGGGTCGCGAACTCACTGGCCGCGGTGGCCGCCGGAGCGAGCGCGGTCGACGGTTCGCTGGGCGGTCTCGGTGGCTGCCCGTTCGCCCCGGGCGCCAGTGGTAATACCGCGAGTGAGGATCTGGTGTTCGCCACCCGCCCCGATTGGTTCACTCCGGCCGCGCTGGCCACCCTGGTGGAGCTGACCGAGACCTTGCTCGCCGATCTCGGTGAACCCAACCGCTCCCGCACCGCCGAGGGCGCCCGCTCCGAGGCCCGCGCATTCGAATGGGTCGTGCGACAAGCGGATTAG
- a CDS encoding CaiB/BaiF CoA transferase family protein: MEIRPLAGVRVLELGNYIAAPTAGRILGDFGAEVIKVERPKTGDELRNWRLYGGDTSMLYRTVNRNKKSITLDLRTDAGRAIVLDLIRHCDVLLENFRPGMLEKWGLGPEVLDEVNPDLVITRISAYGQTGPLSQRPGFAAVAEAVGGLRELVGDPDRPPVRVGVSIGDSIAGIYAAFGTVLALFQRTGADERIPLPHRIIDVALSESILSVMESLVPDYEAYGINRQRVGGRMEGIAPSNAYPCSDGTSIIIGGNGDAIFRRYMQVIERPELAEDPELQDNAGRWRHRDRLDAAIGEWTARRTREEALAVLEAAAIPCGPIYTAADIVTDEQYRARDMIQHFPVDVGADEPKQVAFTGIVPVIGDRSLPIRSVGPDLGEHTREVLSELLGMSEAEIDALDAS, encoded by the coding sequence ATGGAGATTCGACCGCTGGCCGGCGTTCGGGTATTGGAGCTGGGCAACTACATCGCCGCCCCCACAGCCGGGCGCATTCTCGGCGACTTCGGCGCCGAGGTGATCAAGGTCGAGCGCCCGAAAACCGGTGACGAGCTGCGTAATTGGCGGCTCTACGGCGGCGATACCTCGATGCTCTACCGCACCGTCAACCGCAACAAGAAGTCCATCACGCTGGATCTGCGCACCGACGCGGGCCGCGCGATCGTGCTCGATCTGATCCGGCACTGCGATGTGCTGCTGGAGAACTTCCGCCCCGGAATGCTGGAGAAGTGGGGGCTGGGCCCCGAGGTCCTCGACGAGGTCAATCCGGATCTGGTCATCACTCGAATCTCGGCCTACGGCCAGACCGGTCCGCTATCGCAGCGCCCGGGGTTCGCCGCGGTCGCCGAGGCGGTCGGTGGGCTGCGTGAACTCGTCGGCGATCCGGACCGGCCGCCGGTCCGGGTGGGTGTCTCGATCGGCGATTCGATCGCCGGGATCTACGCCGCCTTCGGCACGGTACTGGCGCTGTTCCAGCGCACCGGTGCCGACGAGCGAATTCCGTTGCCGCACCGCATCATCGATGTCGCGCTGAGCGAATCGATTCTGTCGGTGATGGAATCGCTGGTCCCCGATTACGAGGCCTACGGCATCAACCGCCAGCGGGTCGGCGGGCGCATGGAGGGGATCGCACCCAGTAACGCCTATCCCTGTTCGGATGGCACCAGCATCATCATCGGCGGTAACGGAGACGCCATTTTCCGCCGCTACATGCAGGTGATCGAACGGCCCGAGCTGGCCGAGGACCCGGAACTGCAGGACAACGCCGGACGCTGGCGCCACCGCGACCGCCTCGACGCCGCGATCGGCGAGTGGACCGCGCGCCGCACTCGCGAGGAGGCACTGGCCGTCCTGGAGGCGGCCGCCATCCCGTGCGGGCCGATCTACACCGCCGCCGATATCGTCACCGACGAGCAGTACCGGGCCCGGGACATGATCCAGCATTTCCCGGTCGACGTCGGTGCGGACGAACCGAAGCAGGTGGCGTTCACCGGCATCGTCCCGGTGATCGGCGACCGGTCGCTGCCCATCCGGTCCGTGGGCCCGGACCTCGGTGAACACACCCGGGAAGTACTCTCGGAGCTGCTGGGCATGTCGGAGGCCGAGATCGACGCCCTGGACGCGTCGTGA
- a CDS encoding TauD/TfdA dioxygenase family protein, which produces MSVDHAAEPVSVRKLGTHIGARIDGVRLGGDLAPETVAAIRTALNEHKVIFFRDQHHLTEDTQYEFAELLGSPTTPHPTVTSKGVKSLAIDSHHGRANSWHSDVTFVDRIPKASILRAVSLPSYGGSTTWASTVAAYESLPEPLKRLAEGLRAVHTNKYDYAATQEDRPNQRSKAYREEFESTYYETEHPLVRVHPETGERALLLGHFVKQIVGLSGNESHALFRLFQDRVTRLEHTTRWDWSLGDVAIWDNRATQHYAIDDYDGSEHRQLTRITLAGDIPVGVDGRSSTVIAGNAEHYSIVEEVAQAA; this is translated from the coding sequence ATGTCTGTCGATCACGCAGCAGAACCCGTGTCCGTGCGCAAGCTCGGCACCCACATCGGTGCACGGATCGACGGCGTCCGGCTCGGCGGGGATCTGGCTCCGGAGACCGTCGCGGCCATTCGCACGGCACTCAACGAGCACAAGGTGATCTTCTTCCGCGACCAGCACCATCTCACCGAGGACACCCAGTACGAGTTCGCGGAACTGCTCGGCAGCCCCACCACGCCACATCCGACGGTCACCTCCAAGGGTGTGAAGAGCCTGGCGATCGATTCACACCACGGCCGGGCCAACAGCTGGCACAGCGATGTCACCTTCGTCGACCGCATCCCGAAGGCGTCGATCCTGCGCGCGGTGAGCCTGCCCAGCTACGGCGGTTCCACGACCTGGGCGTCCACGGTCGCGGCCTACGAGTCGCTGCCGGAGCCGCTGAAGCGGCTGGCCGAGGGCCTGCGGGCCGTGCACACCAACAAGTACGACTACGCCGCGACCCAGGAGGATCGGCCGAACCAGCGGTCCAAGGCCTACCGCGAGGAATTCGAGTCGACCTACTACGAGACCGAACATCCGCTGGTCCGGGTGCACCCCGAAACCGGTGAGCGCGCGCTGCTGCTCGGACATTTCGTCAAGCAGATCGTCGGACTGTCCGGTAACGAGTCGCACGCGCTGTTCCGGCTGTTCCAGGACCGGGTGACCCGGCTCGAACACACCACCCGGTGGGATTGGTCGCTCGGTGACGTGGCCATCTGGGACAACCGCGCCACCCAGCACTACGCGATCGACGACTACGACGGCAGCGAGCACCGCCAGCTGACCCGCATCACGCTGGCCGGCGATATCCCGGTCGGAGTCGACGGCCGCTCCAGCACCGTCATCGCCGGTAACGCCGAGCACTACTCGATCGTCGAAGAGGTCGCCCAGGCGGCCTGA
- a CDS encoding deoxyribonuclease IV, which yields MRIGAHVRQDSDPIGFGERLGADVIQMFVVDPQGWDKPQPHPRTEEIKASAIDVVVHSSYQINVASTNNRLRMPSRNAVAQQAQAAADLGAFGLVVHGGHVRSDSEIEAGIVNWRKLFERQQDKGGFAVPILVENTAGGNHAMARHFDSIARLWDAIGDFGAGFCLDTCHAWAGGEELIGVVDRIRAITGRIDLVHLNSSRDDFNSGADRHANFADGTIDPQLLAEVCRTADAPVVLETPAEGVAEDLAYLREHLG from the coding sequence ATGCGCATTGGAGCACACGTCCGCCAAGACAGTGATCCGATCGGCTTCGGCGAGCGTCTGGGCGCCGACGTCATCCAGATGTTCGTGGTGGACCCGCAAGGCTGGGACAAACCGCAACCGCACCCCCGCACCGAGGAGATCAAGGCCAGCGCGATCGACGTGGTGGTGCACTCCTCGTATCAGATCAACGTGGCCAGTACGAACAACCGGCTGCGGATGCCGTCGCGCAACGCGGTGGCCCAGCAGGCACAGGCCGCGGCCGATCTCGGCGCGTTCGGGCTCGTCGTCCACGGCGGGCACGTGCGGTCGGATTCGGAGATCGAGGCCGGCATCGTCAACTGGCGCAAGCTGTTCGAACGCCAGCAGGACAAGGGCGGGTTCGCGGTGCCGATCCTCGTCGAGAACACCGCGGGCGGCAATCACGCGATGGCGCGGCACTTCGATTCCATCGCCCGGCTGTGGGACGCGATCGGCGATTTCGGGGCCGGCTTCTGCTTGGACACCTGTCACGCCTGGGCCGGCGGTGAGGAACTGATCGGCGTCGTCGACCGGATCCGTGCGATCACCGGCCGGATCGATCTGGTGCATCTGAACTCCTCGCGCGACGATTTCAACTCCGGCGCCGACCGGCACGCGAACTTCGCCGACGGCACGATCGATCCGCAGTTGCTGGCCGAGGTCTGCCGGACCGCCGATGCGCCGGTGGTGCTCGAGACTCCGGCCGAAGGTGTCGCCGAGGACCTGGCCTACCTGCGCGAACACCTGGGCTGA